From the genome of Aminivibrio pyruvatiphilus:
CCGTCAGGATGACAAACAAGGGCAATCCCGTTCGTTCGGGACGGAGGGTGTCATCCTGAGCGCAGCGAAGGATCTCGCTTTCGGTCTGCCATTCCGAACAACTGTAGAGTCAAAACCGAGATCCTTCGGGCGAAAAAACAGCCCTCAGGATGACAAAATTCCGGGGCATTGGCCACAGGACAACAGACAAAGACATCTCCGGGGAGGGGGAATCTCGCCCTTTGGCCCTAAGAAGGTTAGATCTCTCCAAGCAGTTTTTCCAGATTTACCAGCATAGTGTTTTCCGTTCTTTCAGCCTCTTTTCGCAGTCCCTCGGTAAAACCTGCCCTGCTGAAGAGGCAGTATTCCCGTTTTTTGTCCCTCAGCAGCAGCGTGGAGCGCTTCTGCAGTTTTTCCATTTCCCGCAGACCGGTCTTCTCGCCTTTCCATTTACACTCCCCGAAAAGGGCCCACTCAATGTCGGATCCCACGATGTCGATTTCCTCCTGCTGCCTGGTTTCCGGGTCGCTGCCCCACCAGCGGGCAAATTCCCGGTAGACTGTACGCAGACTTTTCTGCCTGTTCAGACGGACAAGGTACTGGCGGCAGATATCCTCGAACACTGGGCCGAAGTAGTCGCTGAAATGAGGAGCGATCATCTTTTCGAAAGCCTCGTCCGGCATCCCCATCCCGATGAGGGACATGGCGCCGGGGATGAACCGGTACCAGAAGCGGAAGAGCTGGTCTTTCACCCGGTAGACCACTTTTCTGCTGTTGTTGTCCCCGAAGGGGTAGTCTTTCTGTATAATCTCCAGGTCGATGAGAGCCTTGAGGTAGTTCGCCACGCTTTTTGACGGCATGCCGACCTTTGTGGATATTTCGGCCTGGCGGCTTGCTCCCCCTGCGATGGCCCGAAGGATGGAATTGTAGACCGCGGGCTCCCGCATTTCCTGTTTCATGAGATTGGCCGGCTCCTCGAACAGAACGCCGGTCCCTGTCAGAAACTCCTCTTCGACGGCCTGTCTGAAGCTGCCGTGACGCCCTGCAGCAAGGACATACTGGGGTATTCCTCCGGTGATTCCGTATCCGTAGAGCTGTTCGTGTCCTTTCCAGCCCGGGAAAAACTTCATGCTGTCAAAGCAGCCGAGGGGCTGGATTTTGAACTGGGCGGTCCGCCTGCCGTAGAGGGGGCTTTTGTAGTCCAGAACCTGGTGTTCCATGAAGCTCATGGAGGATCCGCACAGGATGAGAAAAAGCTGTGTTCCGGAGAAATAATGATCTATGGCTTTCTGGAGAATGGAGGGCAGAGACGGATTTGCCGAGGCGATGTAGGGGAACTCGTCGATGACAAGGACAATCCGCTCTTCCCGGGCGAAGTCGGCCACGTATCTGAAGGCCGAGTCCCAGGAATCGAAGGAGGAAATGAACGACGACTGCTTCCCGGGAAGGCTCCGGAGCACTTCGTCCGAGAACATGCGGAGGGCTTCGGAATCGTTCTGCTCGATTGACGCGTAGAAGACCGTTCGTTTCCCCGTGCAGAATTCACGGATCAGGCGGGTTTTTCCCACCCGCCTGCGGCCGTAGATCACGGGCATCTGGAAGCCTTTTTCACCATAGAGCCGGTTCAGCTTCTCCATTTCGAATTCTCTGCCGATGAACATGGGAACCCCTTCTTCAGTCTCATTTTACGTTTAGTCTAAATGCGATTAGACTAAACGTAATTAGATATATATGATGGTATATTCAAATGGCGGTGGTGTCAAGGGTGTTGCCATCCTGAGCGAATGCGATGGATCTCGGACTTGAGGCACACCAGAGTCAAAATCGAGGTCCTTCCCCTCCGGGGATGCTCCCTCCGCTTCGCTTGGGTGCTGCGCGATCGCGATCGCGGTGCTCAGGACGACAAAAAACAAGGTCTCAGGACGACAGAGGGTTGTCATCCTGAGACCGGGGGTATGGCCGAAGGATCTGGGGTGAGTTTCTGGACCTCGATTCTTTTGAGTCTGAATGCCGAAGTTTTGAAACATCCGGTCTGGACGCACTTCAAAAGCCAACCCGGATCCTTCGCTGCCGCTCAGGATGACAGAAAAAGGTACTCCTTGCTGTGGGATGCTCCCTCCGCTTCGCTTGGGTGCTGCGCGATCGCGATCCGGCGAAAAGCACACCGTCAGGACGACAGGCAAGGGCACTAAACCGAGATTCTTCGTCGCTGCACTCCTCAGAATGACAAAATTACGGCCCCGGCCACGGGCTCGGGGGCATACTGAGCGAAAGCCGTTGCGCAGTATCCCCGGAGGGGAAAGACCTTGGATTTGTCGTCCTGAACGGAGTGAAGGACCTGAATTCAGGTCCTCAGAATCAAAACCGAGATCCTTCCGGCGAAAAGCACGCCGTCAGGATGACAAACAAGGGGCAAACCCGTTCGCTCGGGACGACAAATAACTGCCGCTCGTTTGGGGCGACCGACAACTGCATTCGAGCGGGACGGAGGGTGTCATCCCGAGCGATCGCGATCGCGGAGCATCCCCGGAGGGGAGGGATCTCGCTCCTGGTATCTCCCCGTTTTCATTTTTCTGCGGCGCTATGCTATCCTTTTTTAGATGCGAAAAAGGCCGGAGGAGCTGAAGTCATGGAGCGTTCCTATTACGTCTATCTTCTTGCAAATGCAAACAACCGGGTGCTCTACACCGGAGTCACGAACAACCTGAAGCGGCGGCTTTTTGAGCATAAGCGCGGTCTTGTCGAAGGGTTTACGAAGAAGTATCGTGTTCATAAACTGGTGTATTTCGAGGAAACCAATGATGTTAATACTGCGATAGCAAGGGAAAAGGAAATAAAGGGATGGATCAGGGCGAAGAAAAACGCCCTTGTCGAGAAAGAGAATTCAGGTTGGAGTGATCTGAGCAAGGGATGGGAGGTCGATTCTTCCCTTCCGGAAAAGTGATCGTACAAAAAAGACAGTTTGTAGGAAGTGTTTGGAGTGTTATGTCATCCTGAGGCCTGCTGGAATGCTGTCATCCTGAGCGCAGCGTGACCTTGAAATCC
Proteins encoded in this window:
- a CDS encoding GIY-YIG nuclease family protein — translated: MERSYYVYLLANANNRVLYTGVTNNLKRRLFEHKRGLVEGFTKKYRVHKLVYFEETNDVNTAIAREKEIKGWIRAKKNALVEKENSGWSDLSKGWEVDSSLPEK
- a CDS encoding ATP-binding protein; translation: MFIGREFEMEKLNRLYGEKGFQMPVIYGRRRVGKTRLIREFCTGKRTVFYASIEQNDSEALRMFSDEVLRSLPGKQSSFISSFDSWDSAFRYVADFAREERIVLVIDEFPYIASANPSLPSILQKAIDHYFSGTQLFLILCGSSMSFMEHQVLDYKSPLYGRRTAQFKIQPLGCFDSMKFFPGWKGHEQLYGYGITGGIPQYVLAAGRHGSFRQAVEEEFLTGTGVLFEEPANLMKQEMREPAVYNSILRAIAGGASRQAEISTKVGMPSKSVANYLKALIDLEIIQKDYPFGDNNSRKVVYRVKDQLFRFWYRFIPGAMSLIGMGMPDEAFEKMIAPHFSDYFGPVFEDICRQYLVRLNRQKSLRTVYREFARWWGSDPETRQQEEIDIVGSDIEWALFGECKWKGEKTGLREMEKLQKRSTLLLRDKKREYCLFSRAGFTEGLRKEAERTENTMLVNLEKLLGEI